GCGCGGTGTCGCGGTCCGGATTGGCCAGCGCCAGGATGACCTGCGGCGCGCCCTTGCTGACGCGAAAGCTGCTGCCGTCCTGTGCACGGATCTGTGCCTCGGTGCGTTTGTGCACCGGGTCGAACGGGGTAAAGGCGGTCTGGGTATACGCCGCCAGCGCGCTGCTGTCGTCGAGGCCGCCGAGCACGGCCAGGTCGATGGCGTCGCCGTTCTCGGCGCGCGAGGCCAGCGCCGCCGCCAGGATCAGGTCGCCGGCGTCGCGCGCGGCAAACACCTCCGGCTCACCCAGGGTAAGCTGGTTCTGCGTCAGGGTACCGGTCTTGTCCGAGCACAGGATATCGACCCCGGCCATCTCCTCGATTGACTGCAGGCGCGACACAATGGCCTTCATCTTCGACAGCGCCAGTGCCCCCACCGCCATGGTCACCGACAGCACCGCCGGCATGGCCACCGGGATCGACGCCACCGTCAGGATCAGCGCGAACTGCACCAGCTCCAGCAGTGGCGCATGACGGAACAGCTGCACCACGATCAGGATCGTGACCAGTGCCAGGCTCAGGTAGATCAGGTAGTCGCCGATGGCCAGCACCGCCTTCTGGAAGTGCGACGCGGCGCCGGCGCGCTGCACCAGCCCGGCGGTGCGCCCGAAGAACGTCTCGCTGCCGGTGGCGGTCACCACCGCAGTCATCTCCCCCTGGCGCGCCACCGAGCCGGAGTAGACCAGTTCCCCGGCGCCCTTGTTGACCGGCAGCGACTCGCCGGTGAGCGCCGACTGGTCGACGGCCAGGTAGCCGTCGTCGAACAGCCGTGCGTCCGCGGGGATGATATCGCCGAGACGCAGGCGCACCACATCGCCGGGCACCAGCGCACTGGCCTCGATCGCCGACCAGTTGCCGTCGCGGCGCACGCGCGCCTGCAGGGCCAGCTGGCGCTTCAGCGCCTCCAGCGCATTGCTGGCCTTGTACTCCTGCCAGAAACCCACCGCGGCGTTGAACAGCAGCAGCACCAGGATGATGGCGAAGTCGTCCCAGTGTCGCACCAGCGCCGACAGCAGCGCCGCCACCTCGATCATCCACGGGATGGGACCCCAGAAATACCCCAGCAGGCGCCGCAGCGTACTGGTGTGTTCCTCCGCCAGCGCATTGGGCCCGTAGCGCGACAGCCGCGCTGCCGCCTCCGCGGCGGACAGACCCGCCGGTGATGAATCCAGTTGCCGGAACAGCGCGTCGATATCCACGCGTTGCGCTTCTCCCTGCTCCGCACCTGTCTGTCGATGCGCGCCGTCGCGCGCGGGTGAGCCTGCCATCACTGCTATCCGTTGCTTCGGAAGCGGCCCGGACACGCCAGCGCATCGGGCCACATGGATCTCTTAAGCAAAGCACAGCGGCACCCGCGCTTCGCCCGGGTTGACGTCGAGGCGGACGCTAGTGACATTCATACGTAGAAAAAATGCTATTGGCGCCAATCGCAGCGCTGTAAGCGCATGTAATTGACCGGTAATTACGCTGTGTGTACTTTTGTATACATCTCAGGGAAGGGGACATCATGCTCAATAAAACCCAATCCATCTCCGCGCGTTTATCTCCGGGTGACTACGCCTACCTGATGTCGATCGACCGCAACGGCGCGGTTACCCAGAGTGAAAAAGTGCGCGAGCTGATCGCCATGGCGCGCGACTCCGTTGGCATGCACAGCTTTGCCCGCGCCTACATTGCCTCCAGCGAAGCGGTACTGCCGATCAAGGCGCGCTATGCGGAAGAAGAACCGCGCAGCCTGTTGGTGGAGGCACTGCTGGAACTGCTCGCTGAGGGCGCCGCGGCGGTGCAGAGCTGCACCGACGACGAACAGATGGCGCCGCAACTGGAACGCAAATCCCTACCCGCGATTGAGGCCTTCATGGAAAAAATCCTGTTGCTGGCGCTGCAGCAAGATTCGCGCTGCGCCGCGTCAGCAACTGCCACACGGATCAAGAAACAGCTCGATAGCCTGTTGAATAAATAGTTAAATGAGGAAAGGAAGGAGAAAACAATGAAAGAAGGACTCGTAACCCGTATTTCCCGCCTGATCTCCGCCTCCGCCAACGCACTGGTGGATTCGGTGGAAAACGCTACCCCGCAACTGGTAATGGAGCAGGCGATCCGCGAACTCGACGACGCTATTGCCGAAGTCCGCGATCAGCTGGGCAAGGCCGAAGCGGCCAAGTATCTCAGTAGCAAAACCCTCAACACGGAAAACAATCGCCACAGCGCACTGGCCGGGCAGATTGATGTCGCGGTGAAAGAAAACCGCGATGATCTGGCCGAAGCCGCCATCGCCAAACAGATGGATATCGAGGCGCAGCTGCCGGTGCTGGAAAAGGCCATCGCCGAGGCCGATGCCGAAATCGGCGAGCTGAATGCCTACATCAGCGCACTCGCCGGCAAAAAGCGCGATATGCGTGAACAGCTGCGCGACTTTGCCAAAGCCAGCGAACACGTCAGTAATGGCGCCAGCGGTGACGAACGCGGCAGCAGCCGCAATACCGCCGACAAGGTGGATCAGGCCGAGGGCGCCTTCAATCGCGTGCTGGAAAACGCCGGTGTACCCACCGCCCAATCGAATGCCGATGCGAGCAAGCTCGCCGAGCTGGAAGAACTGGCGCGCAGCAACCGCATCAAGGAGCGGCTGGCGAAAATAAAATCGGAGGCCTGATGGCATTCCTGCTTCAAGACGGCAACCTGCTGTACACCGGCGCACTGGTATTGATGCTGATGATTGCGGTGCTGGAGGGAGCCATGACACTCATTGGCGTCGGCATTTCCGATCTGCTCGACAACCTGCTGCCGGATGCGGATATCGACGTGGACGCGCCGGATACCGAAGCGGGCGGCGTGCTGACGCGCTTCCTCGGCTGGCTGCGCTTCGGTGAAGTGCCGGCGCTGATTCTGCTGGTCGCATTCCTGGTCGCCTTTGGTGTTACTGGCCTGCTGTTGCAGATGCTGGCGCATTCGCTGGTCGGTTTCCTGTTGCCGACCTGGTTGCTGGCCATTCCGGTACTGCTGCTGGCGCTGCCGCAGGTGCGCTTTGTCGGCAACCTGCTGCGGCGTTTTGCCATCGGTGATGAAACCGAAGCGGTAGGGCGCAAATCCTTTATCGGCCGTGTGGCGACCATCACCATCGGCGAGGCCGCTGCCGGCTCGCCGGCGGAGGCACGCTTCAGCGATGAGTTCGGCACGACCCACTATGTGATGGTGGAGCCGGATGTAGATGAAACCTTCACTCAGGGAGAGCAGGTCCTGCTGGTGGAAGAGCGCGGAGCCAGTTTCCGCGTGATTCGCCCGACTAGCCAGCACCTGATGGGAAACAATTAAAAAAAGGAGTTAATGATAGTGAATCTGATCGACAATTTTTCCACGATTTTAGTGATGGCCGGCTCGGTACTGGTGGGCCTGATCGTCATCGGTACCATCTTCGCACGCCTGTATACCCGCGCGTCCAAGGAGCGCTCGTTCGTGCGCACCGGTATGGGCGGGCAGAAGGTCATCATGAACGGCGGCGCGCTGGTGTTACCGGTGCTGCACGAGATTATCCCGGTCAATATGAACACGCTGCGCCTCGCGGTATCGCGCAAGGAACACCAGGCGCTGATCACCAAAGATCGCATGCGCGTGGATGTACTGGCCGAATTCTATCTGCGTGTGAAGCCGGATACCGATGCGATTGCCAACGCGGCGCAGACCCTGGGTATCCGCACGCTGGATCCGGAAGCATTGAAGGACATGATCGAGGGCAAGTTCGTCGATGCGCTGCGCTCGGTGGCGGCGGAGATGCAGATGGCAGAACTGCACGAGCAGCGCAGTCAGTTTGTACAGAAAGTACAACAGGTGGTGTCCGAGGACCTGTTGAAAAATGGCCTGGAACTGGAATCGGTTTCCCTCACCGGCCTCGACCAGACGCACAAGGAATTCTTTAATCAGGACAACGTGTTTGACGCCGAGGGTCTCGCCAGCATGACGCGATCCATCGAGGCGCGGCGCAAGGAAGTGAACGACGTCGAACAGGAAACCCGCGTACAGATCGAGACGAAAAACCTCGAGGCCGAACGGCAAAGACTGGAAATCGAACGGGAGAAACGCTACGCCCACCTGGAACAGCAGCGCGAGGTCGAAAACCGCGAGGCGGCGCAGAAAGCCGATATTGCCCGCGAGCAGGCCACCCAGGACCGCGCAGCACGCCAGGCCGAGATTGAGGCCGCGCGCGAGGTCGACCAGTCGCGCATCGCTGCCGAGCAGGCCACCAGGCTGCTGGAGATCGAAAAAGAAAAACGCCTGCAGGAGCAGGAGATCGAACGCGAGCGCATTCTCGAAGAGCAGCGCATCTCCAAGCAGAAGTCGTTGGAAATCGCCGAGCAGGAACGCGCAATCGCGGTAGCGGAAAAATCCAAGGAGCAGTCAGTAGCCGACCAGCAGGCCCACGTGGCGCTGGCCGAATCGGTAAAAGCGGAAGAGCAGGTACGCACGGCCAAGGACGTGGAAGTTGCCGAGCGCGACAAGCGTATCGAAATCATCGAGGCACAGAAGGAAGCCGAACGCCAGGCCACCGCGATCAAGGTGGCGGCCGAGGCGGACAAAGCGGCCGCGGAAGACAAGGCCGAGGCCCTGCGCCTGCAGGCCAGCGCCGAAGCCGAAGCGGTGCGTATCAAGGTGGAGGCAGACCGCGAGAAATACATCGTGGACGCCGAAGGCCAGCGCCTGATGAACGAAGCCTTCAACAGTCTCAGCGAAGCGCAGATTGCGCTGAAGAAAGTGCTCAGCCTGCACGAGAACCTGCCGGGTATCATCCGCGAGAGTGTCAAGCCTCTGGAGAGTATCGAGGGCATGAAGATCATTTCCGTCGAAGGCCTGAGTGGTGTCGACGGTCGCGCAAGCGGTGGCATCGTTAACGCCGACGGCGAAGCCCAGGGTCAGAGCCTGCCGGAAGCACTGGTTGGCAGCGCACTCAAGCACCGCGCCATGGCGCCGCTGGTGGACTCGCTGTTGAAGGAAGCGGGCGTCGGCGATTTTGCCAGGGTCCCCGAGACCGAAAGCTGAGTTATGCTGTCAGGTCAGTGAAAAGCCGCCCACGGGCGGCTTTTTTTATCCGCGTACAGAAGAACAGAAGGCGCTCAGCGCAGGTGCTGATCAAAGAAAGCAATCATATCGTCCAGGGTATCCGGCGCGTCTTTGGCAAAACAGTTACCGAGGTATTTATTACAGCCACTGTCCAGAAACGCGTGGTTTTTGCCCGGGTAGATCTTGAAGGTGATGGGCTGGCCGGCCGCGCGCATCTTGTCCACAAACTGCTTCACTGCTGCCGGTGGTATGGTCTTGTCTTCACTGCCGACAAACGCAAGGGTGGGCGGTAGCTGGTCGTCGGATCGTGCCGGGATCAGGTACAGCGGGGACACGGCGCGGTAGTAATCGGGGTTGGCCTGTGCCGTTATGCCGTCACCAAATAGACCGCGCGCACTGACGCCGCCGAGCTTCCAGAAGATATTGTCCGGCGATTCAAAGCCGTGTTGCGCCTCGCTGTAAAGGTCGAAGGCACCGTAGCTGAGCACGGCCGCCTGTACCGCCAGGCCGTCTTCCGCCGCCACCTGCTCGGCGGTCTTGCCCGCAGGCAGGTAGGTGGGCTTGAATCCGCGCGGCTCATTGCGAAACCCCTGGCTGCTGAGGCGCCGGCCGGCGGTCAGGACCATCGCACTCAGATGCCCGCCGGCGCTGTCGCCGGTGATCCCCACTTCGGTCGGATCGCCGCCGTAGTCGTCGATATGTTCCTTGACCCACAGCACGCCGCCGAACACGTCCTCGACGATCTCGTTCATGGTCGTGCGGTTGTGGTTATCACCGAGCAGCCGATAGTTCAGGTTGGCCACGACGAAGTTGCCGTGTTCCGCCAGGTAGCGGGCGGCGGAATCCATGATGTGGTTGTCGTTAATCAGCCAGCCGCCGCCGTGTACCATCACCACTACGGGGAGGCGGCCGCCGTCGCTCTGCGGCGTGTAGATATCCATCGTCAGTGTCTTGGCGGCGGTTTGCGCCCAGGGGATATCCTTGTGTACCTGGATTGGATGCGCGTGGTCGGCGGCGCACAGCGGGCCGGCGAACATCGCCAGCAGGGACATCAATAGAATACGGAACATGTGGCTCAGTCGTGTTGTAGAGTTATAGGAACTCTTGACTCTACAAACCGCGTCCGCCGGACGCCAGTTTCGTTGTTGGCGGGCGCAAAGTGGGACACTGGACGGCGGTAGGGAGAAAGGATTCCGCGGCCTATGGAATACAAGGACTACTACAAAGTACTCGGCCTCGAGCGCAGCGCCGCCCAGGA
This region of Microbulbifer sp. SAOS-129_SWC genomic DNA includes:
- a CDS encoding alpha/beta hydrolase, whose amino-acid sequence is MFRILLMSLLAMFAGPLCAADHAHPIQVHKDIPWAQTAAKTLTMDIYTPQSDGGRLPVVVMVHGGGWLINDNHIMDSAARYLAEHGNFVVANLNYRLLGDNHNRTTMNEIVEDVFGGVLWVKEHIDDYGGDPTEVGITGDSAGGHLSAMVLTAGRRLSSQGFRNEPRGFKPTYLPAGKTAEQVAAEDGLAVQAAVLSYGAFDLYSEAQHGFESPDNIFWKLGGVSARGLFGDGITAQANPDYYRAVSPLYLIPARSDDQLPPTLAFVGSEDKTIPPAAVKQFVDKMRAAGQPITFKIYPGKNHAFLDSGCNKYLGNCFAKDAPDTLDDMIAFFDQHLR
- a CDS encoding PspA/IM30 family protein — its product is MKEGLVTRISRLISASANALVDSVENATPQLVMEQAIRELDDAIAEVRDQLGKAEAAKYLSSKTLNTENNRHSALAGQIDVAVKENRDDLAEAAIAKQMDIEAQLPVLEKAIAEADAEIGELNAYISALAGKKRDMREQLRDFAKASEHVSNGASGDERGSSRNTADKVDQAEGAFNRVLENAGVPTAQSNADASKLAELEELARSNRIKERLAKIKSEA
- a CDS encoding plasma-membrane proton-efflux P-type ATPase, which translates into the protein MAGSPARDGAHRQTGAEQGEAQRVDIDALFRQLDSSPAGLSAAEAAARLSRYGPNALAEEHTSTLRRLLGYFWGPIPWMIEVAALLSALVRHWDDFAIILVLLLFNAAVGFWQEYKASNALEALKRQLALQARVRRDGNWSAIEASALVPGDVVRLRLGDIIPADARLFDDGYLAVDQSALTGESLPVNKGAGELVYSGSVARQGEMTAVVTATGSETFFGRTAGLVQRAGAASHFQKAVLAIGDYLIYLSLALVTILIVVQLFRHAPLLELVQFALILTVASIPVAMPAVLSVTMAVGALALSKMKAIVSRLQSIEEMAGVDILCSDKTGTLTQNQLTLGEPEVFAARDAGDLILAAALASRAENGDAIDLAVLGGLDDSSALAAYTQTAFTPFDPVHKRTEAQIRAQDGSSFRVSKGAPQVILALANPDRDTAQRAASAIDASAEKGYRTLGVARTDADGNWQFLGILPLFDPPREDSAQTLRDAGAHGIAVKMVTGDNAAIAREIAGKLGLGREIQPASALFGDEGKQVPADLAERIERADGFAQVFPEHKYAIVKALQSRGHLVAMTGDGVNDAPALKQADVGIAVSGATDAARAAADLILTAPGLSTIVSAVQEARRIFERMNSYAIYRITETIRIMIFVVLAMIVFNFYPITAIMIILLAFFNDVPIMAIAYDNTALSPHPVRWDMQRVITVSTVMGVVGTLGSFLMLFLAVDWLHLSVAKVQTYIFLKMAVAGHLTLFVARSRSWYFLRPFPAPIMIWAAVSTKLAATVLCAYGFGLVTPISWPEIGLVWGYAIVWSFLTDAAKVSVYRHLDRSAKRHRNFLATVGTHLHRRH
- a CDS encoding YqiJ family protein, which translates into the protein MAFLLQDGNLLYTGALVLMLMIAVLEGAMTLIGVGISDLLDNLLPDADIDVDAPDTEAGGVLTRFLGWLRFGEVPALILLVAFLVAFGVTGLLLQMLAHSLVGFLLPTWLLAIPVLLLALPQVRFVGNLLRRFAIGDETEAVGRKSFIGRVATITIGEAAAGSPAEARFSDEFGTTHYVMVEPDVDETFTQGEQVLLVEERGASFRVIRPTSQHLMGNN
- a CDS encoding flotillin domain-containing protein, with translation MNLIDNFSTILVMAGSVLVGLIVIGTIFARLYTRASKERSFVRTGMGGQKVIMNGGALVLPVLHEIIPVNMNTLRLAVSRKEHQALITKDRMRVDVLAEFYLRVKPDTDAIANAAQTLGIRTLDPEALKDMIEGKFVDALRSVAAEMQMAELHEQRSQFVQKVQQVVSEDLLKNGLELESVSLTGLDQTHKEFFNQDNVFDAEGLASMTRSIEARRKEVNDVEQETRVQIETKNLEAERQRLEIEREKRYAHLEQQREVENREAAQKADIAREQATQDRAARQAEIEAAREVDQSRIAAEQATRLLEIEKEKRLQEQEIERERILEEQRISKQKSLEIAEQERAIAVAEKSKEQSVADQQAHVALAESVKAEEQVRTAKDVEVAERDKRIEIIEAQKEAERQATAIKVAAEADKAAAEDKAEALRLQASAEAEAVRIKVEADREKYIVDAEGQRLMNEAFNSLSEAQIALKKVLSLHENLPGIIRESVKPLESIEGMKIISVEGLSGVDGRASGGIVNADGEAQGQSLPEALVGSALKHRAMAPLVDSLLKEAGVGDFARVPETES